Proteins from a genomic interval of Pseudomonas asplenii:
- a CDS encoding helix-turn-helix domain-containing transcriptional regulator has product MVLSRSFKQTIAERAQRDPAFAEALLDEAASLFLNGEPEMARIILRDLVNATVGFEGLARETDKPSKSLHRMLSANGNPSMDNLAAIFAVIRATLGVNIEVHSVPLN; this is encoded by the coding sequence ATGGTGCTAAGCCGCAGTTTCAAACAAACCATCGCCGAGCGGGCACAACGCGACCCGGCGTTCGCCGAGGCGCTACTCGACGAAGCGGCCAGCCTGTTTCTCAATGGCGAGCCGGAAATGGCCCGGATAATCCTGCGCGACCTGGTCAACGCGACGGTGGGCTTCGAGGGGCTCGCACGGGAAACCGACAAGCCCAGCAAGAGCCTGCATCGCATGCTGTCAGCCAACGGCAATCCCAGCATGGATAACCTGGCCGCGATCTTCGCCGTGATACGTGCCACCTTGGGCGTCAACATTGAGGTCCATAGCGTTCCTCTCAACTGA
- a CDS encoding DUF2946 domain-containing protein produces MSRQRLAAATWIACFAVLFNLLAMPISGAMASASERSVSEQLLWGSFCSASGTKLVATVIGELQQKAPQGDDHSNMQHCWCCSGSAPLVALPGHMPQLAVTQTQIGRPHVALHVDSPTPRQQWPSLNPRASPAA; encoded by the coding sequence ATGTCCCGACAACGGCTCGCCGCAGCTACCTGGATCGCCTGCTTTGCAGTGCTGTTCAATCTGCTTGCCATGCCGATTTCCGGGGCCATGGCGTCCGCTTCGGAGCGCTCCGTTTCCGAACAACTGCTCTGGGGCAGTTTCTGCTCGGCCAGCGGCACCAAGCTGGTCGCCACTGTTATCGGTGAGCTGCAACAGAAAGCGCCACAAGGCGATGACCACTCCAATATGCAGCACTGCTGGTGCTGCTCCGGTTCCGCGCCGCTGGTGGCCTTGCCCGGGCACATGCCGCAACTGGCAGTCACACAGACCCAAATCGGCCGGCCTCACGTCGCACTCCACGTCGACTCCCCGACACCGCGCCAGCAGTGGCCCTCACTCAACCCCCGAGCCTCTCCAGCCGCCTGA